Proteins encoded in a region of the Diabrotica virgifera virgifera chromosome 4, PGI_DIABVI_V3a genome:
- the LOC126884096 gene encoding uncharacterized protein LOC126884096: MDVVWMRQVSIKYLGSALSVKHLYIHLFCFSLCRKGKQIINVSKMLCFLCKKKFDSLKILFSHFKRVHDLRSDGIFRCCELECHQIFQNLGSFKKHINRKHINIAIVGDVVTVNDIHNSDDFGNQMMNNHSDLDYDHTTESQETSLLNYKPNQMQEILLDNSTQLSSSSNETPNCDVIFDINKHGYQENNSIGFNSTNNLTQLELSKRKVHDLVIEFVLKLHNNSKFTRKDVLEIQEDTTKLLIDPILESLIYFAKCNFVDNSLLYNNFFGLITSFKSPFKLFTTDHLLFKTLRKKGYTDKVKEFIVNDEVRVMHKKGSLVVDEKKITGVLMPLKFQFKTFFEKKGLLEKTLKHIEYLQGQTKLTNFIQGELWKSKVSMYPNKTLLPYFIYIDDFEINNPLGSHSSKHSICNTYYSFPCLPVDESKLENIFHGAVIKSTDVKTFGNEKCFQSLIQELKELEVNGLEIQINEISNLRVHFVLGLVLGDNLGLNSFLDFSKSFSANFYCRICRVEKKDCQKFCIENTEMIRTISNYNSDLASSSENRGIICNSLLNDIPSFHVVHNYYVDIMHDIFEGVCHYCISHAIIYFIKMKYFDLKILNSRRENFEYGPKEIGNMPGKIELHHLNSKKLKMSAREMMTFISYFPLMVGDLIPDDDEVWIFLINLIEIIDILLCFEVANPDIILLQNKIKKLNSDYTVLFNDTLKPKFHNLTHYPNIIRQSGPLRKLWCFKYESNHIHSKICCHCINSRKNICITLSKKYQLKFAYQILKNEEPTTTLSANSRHKRQSNFKNIIYEQLNIVDKSSVQFYSQLRYKGTQFKCGDYISVLNNDIHIYKIVEIILLNKDEILFFSQKLINTNYRSHFLAHEVDLSNLGQLSLISVNELIGPPVDLIRTAKGINMIKVKEHYSTIAF; the protein is encoded by the coding sequence ATGGATGTTGTATGGATGCGCCAGGTATCTATTAAATACCTGGGTTCGGCTTTATCAGTAAAACAtttatacatacatttattttgtTTCAGTTTGTGTAGAAAAGGCAAGCAAATTAtaaatgtttcaaaaatgttatgttttttatgcaagaaaaaattcGATAGTTTAAAAATTCTTTTCTCACATTTCAAGCGGGTTCACGATTTACGTTCTGACGGTATATTTAGATGTTGTGAGCTCGAATGCcatcaaatttttcaaaacttGGGCAGTTTCAAAAAGCACATAAATCGTAAACATATTAATATTGCTATCGTGGGCGATGTAGTAACTGTTAATGATATTCATAATTCTGATGATTTTGGAAATCAAATGATGAATAATCATTCTGATCTTGATTATGATCATACTACTGAAAGCCAAGAAACATCACTACTAAATTACAAACCCAACCAAATGCAAGAAATATTATTGGATAATTCCACTCAATTATCAAGTAGTAGTAACGAAACCCCTAACTGTGatgttatttttgatatcaatAAGCACGGCTATCAGGAAAATAATAGTATCGGTTTCAACAGCACTAATAATTTAACACAATTAGAATTATCAAAGAGAAAAGTACACGATTTAGTCATAGAATTTGTATTAAAACTTCACAATAATAGCAAGTTTACGAGAAAAGATGTTTTAGAAATTCAAGAGGACACAACAAAACTTTTAATTGATCCTATATTAGAAAGTTTAATATATTTTGCTAAGTGTAATTTTGTTGACAATAGCCTCTTGTACAATAACTTTTTTGGTCTGATAACGAGTTTTAAAAGTCCATTTAAGCTTTTCACAACAGATCATTTACTATTTAAAACTTTACGTAAAAAAGGTTATACGGATAAAGTGAAAGAATTTATCGTTAATGATGAAGTACGTGTAATGCACAAAAAAGGTAGTTTAGTAGTTGATGAAAAGAAAATTACTGGAGTTTTAATGCCTCTTAAGTTTcagtttaaaacattttttgaaaaaaaagggttGCTTGAGAAAACTTTGAAACATATTGAATATTTGCAAGGccaaacaaaattaacaaattttattcAGGGTGAGTTGTGGAAAAGTAAAGTGTCAATGTATCCTAATAAAACTTTACTACCATACTTTATTTATATTGATGATTTCGAAATCAATAACCCTCTTGGATCACATTCTTCTAAACATTCAATATGTAATACCTATTATTCTTTCCCATGCCTTCCTGTAGATGAATCAAAATTGGAAAACATTTTTCATGGCGCTGTTATAAAATCTACAGATGTAAAAACATTTGGTAATGAAAAATGTTTTCAAAGTTTAATACAAGAATTAAAAGAGCTAGAGGTCAATGGGCTAGAGATTCAAATTAATGAAATTTCGAATTTACGTGTTCATTTTGTATTAGGTTTAGTATTGGGTGATAATTTGGGCCTAAACTCATTTTTAGATTTTTCCAAATCATTTTCAGCAAATTTTTATTGTAGAATATGTAGAGTAGAAAAAAAAGACTGCCAAAAGTTTTGTATTGAAAATACCGAAATGATACGAACAATTTCTAACTACAATTCAGACTTAGCCAGTTCATCCGAGAATAGAGGAATAATTTGTAACTCTCTACTTAACGATATTCCATCTTTTCATGTTGTTCATAATTACTACGTTGATATAATGCATGATATATTCGAAGGTGTATGCCACTACTGTATTAGTCATGCAATTATTTACTTTATTAAAATgaagtattttgatttaaaaattttaaattcaagaaGAGAGAATTTTGAATATGGACCTAAAGAAATTGGTAATATGCCTGGAAAAATTGAATTACATCACCTTaatagtaaaaaattaaaaatgtctgCTAGAGAGATGATGACATTTATAAGTTACTTTCCTCTTATGGTAGGAGATTTGATTCCAGATGATGATGAAGTTTGGATCTTTCTCATTAATTTAATAGAAATTATAGATATCTTACTATGTTTTGAAGTAGCAAATCCggatattattttattacaaaataaaattaaaaaacttaacAGCGATTATACTGTACTATTTAACGACACGCTTAAACCCAAATTTCATAATTTGACTCACTATCCAAATATTATTCGGCAATCTGGACCTCTTAGAAAATTATGGTGTTTTAAATACGAATCTAATCATATCCATTCTAAAATTTGCTGTCACTGTATTAATTCtagaaaaaatatatgtattaccTTGTCcaaaaaatatcagttaaaattTGCCTACCAAATTTTAAAAAACGAAGAACCCACCACTACATTGAGTGCGAATAGTAGACATAAAAGACAgagtaatttcaaaaatattatttatgagCAACTAAATATCGTTGATAAAagttctgttcaattttattcTCAATTAAGATACAAAGGAACCCAGTTTAAATGTGGTGATTATATATCTGTATTAAACAATGATATTCATAtctataaaattgtagaaattaTTTTACTGAATAAAGATGAAATATTAttcttttcacaaaaattaataaatacaaaCTATAGGTCCCATTTTCTTGCCCATGAAGTGGATTTAAGTAATTTGGGCCAATTATCACTGATTTCAGTTAATGAATTAATAGGACCACCAGTAGATTTAATAAGAACAGCGAAAGGCATTAACATGATAAAAGTAAAAGAACATTATTCTACAATAGCATTCTAA